In Aciduliprofundum sp. MAR08-339, a single window of DNA contains:
- a CDS encoding ATP-binding protein, protein MIDPKKGLSLNDFETTKEIIIPRDPLERVIGQDEAIKIAKIAAMQHRHLLLVGPPGTGKSMIAQALALHLKPPTEEIRVVHNPQNPERPFVEVKNAREVEAESMELRSAEGKLIDPREAPEHVAIKLGFKCAKCGTYSSPSELVCPKCGTPKVSQTTQGPFADIFGALGAAFGIAALPPRVTTTVYEGGVEKVIVYERDGDKIRVFDEKALEKRRALEKKKPYKVIVPLKRNPFVMATGASETELLGDVKHDPYGGHPQLGTPPYKRVVAGAIHEAHQGVLFVDEITHLGPLQRNILTAMQEKKFSIAGRNPQSAGASVRVDDVPCDFILVAACNIQDVPNILSPLRSRIIGEGYEVLVNTTMPDTEENRAKYVQFVAQEIASDGRIPHATRDAVLAIIEEGRRRAKAIDNETGLTLRLREMGGLIRAAGDLAVYNGDRYIERKHVEAAIKLSKPVEEQIRDRYGAYEAGVARDVSASQRTAIYNYWNESDIDGYQ, encoded by the coding sequence AGAGATCCACTTGAGCGAGTAATAGGCCAGGACGAGGCAATAAAAATTGCGAAGATTGCAGCAATGCAGCACAGACACCTGCTCCTTGTTGGCCCACCCGGAACCGGCAAGTCGATGATAGCCCAAGCCCTGGCACTGCACCTCAAGCCCCCCACAGAGGAGATCAGAGTTGTGCACAATCCCCAGAATCCAGAAAGGCCCTTCGTGGAAGTTAAGAACGCTAGGGAGGTTGAGGCAGAAAGTATGGAACTGAGATCGGCAGAGGGAAAACTGATAGACCCAAGGGAAGCACCTGAGCATGTGGCCATAAAACTTGGATTCAAATGCGCGAAGTGTGGGACATATTCCTCACCATCGGAACTCGTGTGTCCAAAGTGTGGAACTCCCAAGGTTTCACAGACCACGCAGGGGCCATTTGCCGATATTTTTGGAGCCCTGGGGGCTGCATTTGGAATAGCCGCACTTCCACCAAGGGTCACCACCACGGTTTACGAGGGCGGTGTGGAGAAGGTAATCGTTTACGAGAGAGATGGTGATAAGATCAGAGTTTTCGATGAGAAAGCACTTGAAAAAAGGAGGGCCCTTGAAAAGAAGAAGCCCTACAAGGTGATAGTACCTCTCAAGAGAAACCCATTTGTCATGGCAACGGGCGCAAGCGAGACGGAACTTCTTGGAGATGTGAAACACGATCCCTATGGCGGGCATCCGCAGCTTGGCACCCCTCCCTACAAGAGAGTTGTCGCAGGAGCAATACACGAAGCCCATCAGGGTGTGCTCTTTGTGGATGAGATCACGCACCTTGGTCCACTGCAGAGAAACATTCTAACTGCAATGCAGGAGAAGAAGTTCTCAATAGCGGGGAGAAATCCTCAGAGCGCAGGGGCAAGTGTACGTGTGGACGATGTGCCCTGCGATTTCATACTTGTGGCTGCCTGCAACATTCAGGATGTCCCCAACATTCTCTCACCTCTCCGCTCAAGAATAATAGGAGAGGGCTACGAGGTTCTTGTGAATACAACAATGCCGGATACTGAGGAAAATAGGGCAAAATACGTTCAGTTTGTAGCCCAGGAAATTGCCTCTGACGGGCGCATACCACATGCCACCAGAGATGCTGTTCTTGCGATAATTGAGGAGGGTAGGAGGAGAGCCAAGGCAATAGACAATGAAACGGGTTTGACCCTCAGGCTCAGAGAAATGGGAGGACTCATCAGGGCCGCCGGAGACCTTGCAGTGTACAATGGCGATAGGTACATAGAGAGAAAGCACGTGGAAGCGGCCATTAAACTTTCAAAACCTGTGGAAGAGCAGATAAGGGATAGATACGGGGCCTATGAGGCGGGAGTGGCCAGAGATGTGAGTGCATCCCAAAGAACAGCCATATATAACTACTGGAATGAAAGTGATATTGATGGATACCAATAA
- the cdd gene encoding cytidine deaminase, with translation MDTNNLIEMAKKAREKAYAPYSNFRVGAAVVACGKVFTGCNVENASYGLTICAERVAIFKAISEGCRNIERIAIYAENMPYPCGACLQVMDEFCKDNCQIIISDGKRVEEYSFRDLLPRRFSLQQND, from the coding sequence ATGGATACCAATAACCTCATTGAGATGGCAAAAAAGGCCAGGGAGAAAGCATATGCCCCATACTCAAATTTCAGAGTTGGTGCAGCAGTTGTTGCCTGCGGAAAAGTATTTACCGGCTGCAATGTGGAAAATGCATCCTACGGACTCACAATATGCGCTGAGCGGGTGGCCATTTTCAAGGCCATAAGTGAGGGATGCAGGAATATTGAGAGGATCGCAATATACGCAGAAAACATGCCCTATCCCTGCGGTGCATGCCTCCAGGTGATGGACGAGTTTTGCAAGGATAATTGCCAGATAATAATATCTGATGGGAAGAGGGTGGAGGAGTACTCCTTTAGGGACCTTCTTCCCAGAAGATTCTCCCTTCAGCAAAACGATTAA
- a CDS encoding MFS transporter — translation MRRWRIYGSILIIPIFGGLAARLLRIVLAFTLRNMGLSVLEITILSSTFMLTRGLSAPIIGKLADKSISRLVIILIGFVGLGIDSILYLVVPYPYMIALRALDGLYGAMAWTTMQALVHLSSPIKFRGRLMSSYFMMGGLGASIGYIFYNLLLGNEYWAIITVTMFYLISVFFAIPLRDVKDKKVKKEEMSRMKRDFPSSLYTLNFFYGMFLSLGAEVLWFYLAENMGFGKYNTTLYLSIFTFVAIFGTFFMGHMADKKSYSYTLWLLALLSLISGTLLMLNSKIVVLIATLVFYISGRGFLPVARSFAASKTKTLGTSLGLVNMSSNIGSVLAPLIGGAMYDSLHPYRVFNLNMGAAIFFIMGLLITINTYILLHAKN, via the coding sequence ATGCGCAGATGGAGAATCTACGGTTCCATTCTCATAATCCCCATATTTGGGGGGCTGGCAGCCAGGTTATTACGCATAGTTCTGGCCTTCACCCTTCGCAATATGGGACTGAGTGTTCTTGAAATCACAATTCTATCAAGCACTTTCATGCTTACCAGGGGTCTAAGTGCACCCATTATTGGAAAACTAGCAGACAAGAGCATCAGCAGATTGGTAATAATACTAATCGGATTCGTCGGGCTGGGGATTGATTCAATACTCTACCTGGTTGTACCCTACCCCTATATGATTGCCCTGAGAGCTCTGGATGGACTCTACGGTGCAATGGCATGGACCACAATGCAGGCCCTTGTACATCTATCTTCACCCATCAAATTCCGAGGCAGGCTTATGAGCTCCTACTTTATGATGGGAGGGCTGGGCGCTTCAATAGGCTACATATTTTACAATCTCCTGCTTGGGAACGAATACTGGGCCATAATAACCGTGACAATGTTCTATCTCATCAGTGTATTTTTTGCAATACCGCTTAGAGATGTGAAGGATAAGAAGGTAAAAAAGGAAGAAATGAGTAGGATGAAAAGAGATTTTCCCTCTTCACTTTACACCCTGAATTTCTTCTACGGTATGTTCCTATCCCTTGGAGCGGAGGTGCTCTGGTTCTATCTGGCAGAAAACATGGGATTTGGAAAATACAATACAACACTTTACCTCTCCATCTTCACATTCGTGGCCATATTCGGCACATTTTTCATGGGTCACATGGCGGATAAGAAAAGTTACTCCTACACACTATGGCTTCTCGCTCTTCTCTCCCTGATCTCAGGAACTCTCCTGATGTTGAACTCAAAAATCGTTGTGCTCATCGCCACACTGGTATTTTACATAAGTGGCAGGGGATTTCTACCAGTAGCCAGGAGTTTTGCCGCATCGAAGACCAAGACCCTAGGAACATCCTTGGGACTCGTGAATATGAGTTCAAACATAGGCTCTGTTCTCGCCCCCCTAATCGGAGGTGCAATGTACGATTCACTGCACCCCTATCGTGTATTCAACCTGAATATGGGTGCTGCAATATTTTTCATCATGGGCCTTCTCATAACGATAAACACCTACATTCTCCTTCATGCAAAAAATTAG
- a CDS encoding FKBP-type peptidyl-prolyl cis-trans isomerase, giving the protein MKASTYALMITILVVVAAVTGTYFLTGQGNSQQSVPIVKPGDTISVKYYGYIYYGGERRIFDTNIKQVAEDNITYPKTVSYKWTGNFDPLTFKVGSHTMIPGFEKGVIGMKLNETKTIVVPPSEGYPFDWSKVKNYSLVQTIPVVQNLSLEQFNKRFGKVNPLDNAVYRDKEHGWNCLILKIDATNNIVTIMNNPSVGNYYQPYKNISALQIYVEKISNGVITFKYVIEQTPILLPNGGIIDWQNNTMFRINFNKEVAGKTLYFVVTVIKIKED; this is encoded by the coding sequence ATGAAAGCATCCACCTACGCACTTATGATAACAATTCTGGTTGTTGTAGCCGCTGTTACTGGCACGTATTTCCTAACAGGTCAGGGTAACAGCCAGCAGAGCGTACCCATAGTAAAGCCTGGAGATACAATATCCGTTAAGTACTACGGTTACATTTATTATGGCGGCGAGAGAAGAATTTTCGATACAAACATTAAACAGGTCGCGGAAGATAACATAACATATCCAAAGACTGTAAGTTACAAATGGACAGGAAATTTTGATCCCCTGACTTTTAAAGTTGGAAGTCACACAATGATCCCAGGCTTTGAAAAGGGAGTAATAGGGATGAAACTAAACGAGACAAAGACCATCGTTGTGCCACCCAGCGAAGGGTATCCATTTGATTGGAGCAAGGTTAAAAACTATTCACTTGTACAGACAATACCAGTTGTGCAGAACCTTTCTCTTGAGCAATTCAACAAGAGGTTTGGAAAGGTAAATCCACTGGATAATGCGGTGTACAGGGATAAAGAGCATGGATGGAATTGCCTAATTCTCAAAATAGATGCAACAAATAACATAGTTACGATAATGAACAACCCATCTGTTGGAAATTACTACCAGCCCTACAAGAACATAAGCGCCCTGCAGATATACGTGGAGAAAATCTCAAATGGGGTAATAACCTTCAAATACGTGATAGAACAAACGCCCATCCTGCTCCCCAACGGAGGAATCATCGACTGGCAAAATAACACAATGTTCCGCATAAATTTCAACAAGGAAGTTGCAGGTAAAACGCTCTACTTCGTTGTGACTGTGATAAAAATAAAGGAAGACTAA
- a CDS encoding RNA-binding domain-containing protein: MIKYIYFRCFVHATEDIDKVRKAMGFITGHDRFDESEEKGYYGNRIVILQLQIKKKSEILRFWRRMKDMGIVDEILPILDELVDEHGMLYLRFDKQQAYLEKAALTTGGDAIAMHAKIESYPMKKDRAIENFKKYVEGI; this comes from the coding sequence ATGATCAAGTACATTTATTTCCGCTGCTTTGTCCATGCCACGGAGGATATTGACAAGGTTCGCAAGGCCATGGGCTTTATAACTGGTCATGATAGGTTCGATGAATCTGAGGAAAAGGGCTATTATGGGAACAGGATCGTGATATTGCAGCTTCAAATAAAGAAGAAATCTGAGATTTTGCGTTTCTGGAGAAGGATGAAGGATATGGGAATCGTGGATGAAATCCTGCCTATCTTGGATGAACTTGTGGACGAGCATGGAATGCTCTATTTGAGATTTGATAAGCAGCAGGCATACCTGGAAAAGGCCGCATTGACCACAGGCGGAGATGCCATAGCCATGCACGCAAAGATAGAGAGCTATCCTATGAAGAAGGACAGGGCCATTGAGAATTTCAAAAAATATGTGGAGGGGATTTAG
- a CDS encoding TrmB family transcriptional regulator — MDPNNAIEEYNKIVSTLQKLGLSQYEIRAFLALLMLGVGSADVIAKNADIPRTSAYKVLDSLEEKGFVISSKGRPKMYKPEDLEVIRRNIMNEIDELFKKLEFVESIFMEKGEPQLVYTIYGTDKVMKKIAEMIDMAEREIIISTPKISEIRRKLEKNIERAINRGVKIIVVTQPNQRAPPGTQVYRKTGLMATDIVCDNKRALLASPELNACGYTDNPALAQHLTHFINILIEKE, encoded by the coding sequence ATGGATCCCAACAACGCCATAGAGGAGTACAACAAAATTGTCAGCACCCTTCAAAAACTCGGACTATCCCAGTACGAAATTCGGGCATTTCTTGCCCTTCTAATGCTTGGAGTGGGCTCTGCAGATGTCATAGCTAAAAATGCGGATATTCCACGGACATCAGCATACAAGGTTCTGGATTCGCTTGAGGAGAAGGGATTTGTGATATCCTCAAAGGGAAGACCAAAGATGTACAAGCCCGAGGATCTTGAGGTTATAAGGAGAAATATAATGAACGAGATAGACGAGTTGTTTAAAAAACTTGAATTTGTGGAGAGCATATTTATGGAGAAGGGAGAGCCACAACTCGTTTACACAATATACGGAACAGATAAGGTAATGAAAAAGATTGCTGAGATGATAGACATGGCTGAGAGAGAGATAATCATATCAACTCCAAAAATCTCTGAAATTCGAAGAAAGCTGGAAAAAAACATAGAAAGGGCAATAAACAGGGGCGTAAAAATAATAGTTGTTACCCAGCCAAACCAACGGGCTCCACCTGGCACACAGGTTTACAGAAAAACAGGACTCATGGCCACAGATATTGTGTGCGACAACAAGAGGGCTCTGCTGGCAAGCCCTGAACTAAATGCTTGCGGTTACACGGACAACCCGGCACTGGCCCAGCATCTGACGCACTTCATAAACATACTGATAGAGAAGGAGTGA
- a CDS encoding response regulator, which translates to MGIKILLVDDNEELLKLYSIFLRRYDVLLAKNGREAVEIYKKESPNLVIMDIKMPVMDGIEATKLIKEFDSEAKIIGATAYHDKYVEEMVSAGALEVLKKPFKYRDLLNIIEKYT; encoded by the coding sequence GTGGGGATAAAAATATTGCTTGTGGATGATAACGAAGAACTGCTGAAACTCTACAGCATATTTCTCAGGAGATACGATGTTCTCCTGGCAAAGAATGGCAGGGAGGCCGTTGAAATCTACAAGAAAGAATCTCCAAATCTCGTGATCATGGACATAAAAATGCCGGTTATGGACGGAATAGAAGCAACAAAACTCATCAAGGAATTTGATTCTGAGGCAAAAATAATAGGAGCAACGGCGTACCATGACAAATATGTGGAGGAGATGGTGAGCGCCGGAGCACTGGAAGTTCTCAAAAAACCATTCAAGTACAGGGACTTACTGAACATCATTGAGAAGTATACATGA
- a CDS encoding amidohydrolase: protein MLLYNVRVFDNEDAEYVLIRKGRIEKVGKGNLPDAARKINLHDSWLLPGFCDSHTHLSNIALMHSELDLTNLSRDAVLSLVARSCNRRIVLGRGWDESFWRNKKYLERDELDNACPGRPVVLIREDGHLASINTMAERQFGVESEGGIVREGQLEKLLRKLDIGKTLDFDYAQDYALSKGVTCVHDFADGDTLRRYMAMHAEGRLKIRIYANFYESSYRYLRSLGIKSGFGDEYLRIGAFKLFADGSIGAKTAATRYVDGEEVKPMLSVRKLKKFVEDANRNGIRIFTHAIGNYAIENVIRAYGGEKMNRIEHFELAYEDFISTLPEEVSMQPNFLKWAKKGGLYEKMLGEQWLKINNPYRIILNYGKTLLFGSDCMPMDPLFGIRLAVESEYDAQKIGLKDAVIAYTRGSRYFGPQFGEIREGYVADLVVLDGEFDKMREMRIKMTLVGGRVMYTSQ, encoded by the coding sequence ATGCTCCTCTACAATGTCAGGGTATTTGATAATGAGGATGCCGAGTATGTGCTCATACGAAAGGGCAGAATAGAGAAAGTGGGAAAGGGAAATTTGCCAGATGCTGCCAGAAAAATAAATCTCCATGACTCGTGGCTTCTTCCCGGTTTCTGCGATTCTCACACTCATCTGAGTAACATTGCGCTTATGCATAGCGAGCTCGACCTAACCAACCTGAGCCGTGATGCGGTACTTTCCCTTGTGGCTAGGAGTTGCAACAGGAGAATAGTGTTGGGTCGTGGCTGGGATGAGAGTTTTTGGAGAAATAAAAAATATTTGGAAAGGGATGAACTGGACAATGCCTGCCCCGGCAGACCTGTTGTGCTTATAAGGGAAGATGGACATCTGGCATCCATAAATACCATGGCCGAGAGGCAGTTTGGAGTTGAGAGTGAGGGAGGCATAGTCAGGGAGGGGCAACTTGAAAAATTGCTGAGGAAACTTGATATTGGCAAAACCCTTGATTTTGACTACGCTCAGGATTATGCTCTCTCAAAGGGTGTTACCTGCGTACACGACTTTGCAGATGGGGATACTTTGAGAAGGTACATGGCAATGCACGCTGAGGGCAGGCTCAAAATCAGGATATATGCCAATTTCTACGAATCTTCCTACAGGTACCTTCGTTCCCTGGGAATTAAAAGCGGATTTGGAGACGAGTATCTCAGAATCGGTGCCTTTAAACTTTTTGCAGATGGCTCCATAGGGGCCAAAACGGCAGCAACGAGATACGTGGATGGTGAGGAAGTAAAACCAATGCTTTCTGTGCGAAAGTTGAAGAAATTTGTTGAGGATGCAAACAGAAACGGGATAAGGATATTCACCCATGCCATAGGGAATTATGCCATTGAGAATGTTATTAGGGCCTACGGTGGGGAGAAAATGAACAGAATTGAGCACTTTGAACTGGCCTATGAGGATTTCATTTCCACGCTTCCCGAGGAGGTGAGTATGCAGCCGAATTTTCTTAAATGGGCAAAGAAGGGTGGATTGTACGAGAAAATGCTCGGTGAGCAGTGGCTTAAAATAAACAATCCTTACAGAATAATTTTGAATTATGGAAAAACCCTCCTGTTTGGGTCAGACTGTATGCCCATGGACCCGTTATTTGGGATACGCCTGGCTGTTGAGAGCGAGTACGATGCCCAGAAAATAGGTTTAAAGGATGCTGTAATAGCTTACACACGGGGGTCCAGGTATTTTGGCCCTCAATTTGGGGAAATACGGGAGGGTTATGTGGCGGATTTGGTGGTGTTGGATGGCGAGTTTGACAAAATGCGGGAGATGAGGATCAAAATGACCTTGGTGGGAGGAAGGGTCATGTATACTTCTCAATGA
- the glmM gene encoding phosphoglucosamine mutase has product MRLFGTNGIRGRVGEDFTPEFLTKIGLAIGSYLPRSANVILGTDTRISGDMVKFAVISGLLASGVNVVDIEIAPTPAIQLYTREHGDFGIAITASHNPPEFNGVKCIAGDGTELPREEEERIEKIFFSEKFRIVNWEDVGDYTKGGNAREEYIRSILQRIDVESIKNKNFKVVLDCANGASCFTSPYLLETLGCKVITLNCQPDGRFPGHESEPKPENLRNLVSMVKATGADLGIAHDGDADRAIFVDDRGRYLYGDKTLTLVAEYVVRNKSGIVVTPVSSSLSLEEVVKKHGSRVLYTKVGAPIVARKMIEVKAIFGGEENGGLIFPEHLVARDGAMALAKVLEILAKSGKKLSQLIDSLPQYYQKKISVRCANEKKERALDILKEKLKGERINTIDGVKIMGESWWVLIRPSGTEPIYRIYAEAKSEEELNTIVERYKKILEDAVREA; this is encoded by the coding sequence ATGCGTCTATTTGGCACCAATGGAATTCGCGGAAGGGTGGGTGAGGATTTCACCCCAGAATTTTTGACAAAGATAGGGCTGGCAATAGGCTCGTACCTTCCAAGGAGTGCGAATGTGATACTCGGCACAGATACGAGGATATCTGGAGATATGGTTAAATTCGCCGTAATCTCGGGGCTCCTTGCCTCCGGAGTTAACGTTGTGGACATTGAAATTGCACCCACTCCTGCCATACAACTCTACACGAGAGAGCATGGAGATTTTGGAATCGCCATAACTGCAAGCCACAACCCCCCAGAGTTCAACGGGGTAAAATGCATTGCGGGAGATGGCACAGAACTGCCACGCGAGGAGGAGGAGAGGATTGAGAAAATATTCTTCTCGGAAAAATTCAGGATTGTGAATTGGGAGGATGTGGGAGATTATACAAAGGGAGGAAATGCAAGGGAAGAGTACATACGCTCCATACTTCAAAGGATTGACGTGGAGAGCATAAAAAATAAAAATTTCAAGGTGGTGCTCGATTGTGCCAACGGAGCATCCTGTTTCACATCCCCATATCTCCTGGAAACATTGGGATGTAAGGTAATAACCCTAAACTGCCAGCCAGATGGCAGATTTCCAGGTCACGAAAGCGAGCCAAAACCTGAGAATCTCAGGAACCTCGTGTCCATGGTAAAGGCCACAGGCGCAGATCTGGGTATAGCCCACGACGGAGATGCTGACCGGGCGATTTTCGTTGATGATAGGGGCAGGTATCTATACGGGGACAAAACACTCACCCTTGTTGCAGAATACGTAGTAAGGAATAAAAGCGGAATTGTTGTTACGCCTGTGAGTTCGTCCCTATCTCTTGAGGAGGTCGTGAAAAAACACGGGAGCAGGGTGCTGTACACCAAGGTGGGTGCACCGATTGTGGCAAGAAAAATGATTGAGGTAAAGGCCATTTTTGGTGGCGAGGAGAACGGTGGGCTCATATTTCCAGAGCATTTGGTTGCGAGGGACGGTGCCATGGCTCTGGCAAAGGTGCTTGAAATTCTGGCGAAGAGCGGAAAGAAACTGAGTCAGTTGATTGATTCCCTGCCACAATATTATCAGAAAAAAATAAGCGTGAGATGCGCCAACGAGAAAAAAGAGAGGGCCCTTGATATTCTCAAAGAAAAATTGAAAGGAGAGAGAATAAACACGATAGACGGAGTGAAGATAATGGGGGAGAGTTGGTGGGTGCTCATACGTCCATCGGGCACAGAACCCATCTACAGGATATACGCAGAAGCAAAGAGTGAGGAAGAACTTAACACTATTGTGGAAAGATACAAAAAAATTCTGGAGGATGCCGTGAG